The Rhizoctonia solani chromosome 4, complete sequence genome contains a region encoding:
- a CDS encoding short chain dehydrogenase yields the protein MPYSEHAHYAPVGSALSIASQIRNGLGNFIIPLLHDMPPPSADLRGKQAIVTGANSGIGFETAKSLAKLGARVILACRNKDKAEKARNDIEQAVKGAQVEVEILDCASLGSARLFAERWGKRSSLTIDILINNAGRVLNTRTTTIDGYEDTYQTNHLTHALLTLSLLKLGYLSPNARIVNVSSISFFSSPPFEAQNTDASDMINRYEEGAVLPWEMMIALYSRAKACQAIWSMTLQRKLQGAEKWKGIVVQACHPGMDHNSGTVKSSMLSQPDGAGGSSGAALNAFKSFVNTFGISNGQGAVVPVWLAVSDEPTKPELRATYFIMQDLESTLNDLSSSLETLSTLNEGEPPLELDTESSEALVTWKSSTLKILERLENVLNREAAALSLAERARVISLAAVFIGQDNFTNEACRAVAQGKSQSRSTTRPTEVLQGCLGSIDTVDRAVATRVLNDYIKPLFQASVHPGVHLDTGRMKHNAISVQSMYDEQPWKVKGSGSWSILVWVLWSINKAPSSLLRRTGVDELLFKSLRGALQNLTSDSSPELLCTAMPCYLTLVDLVLPNDDLNRYAKLTELITDVIIPGWLYASSRVDVMVASVSALSLVVQALGSGSIRFLKAIIPQLTENLTPKEFSPVQKTRELQIASAKCMLLVTVNARPRIPYWR from the exons ATGCCTTATTCCGAACATGCGCACTATGCACCTGTTGGCTCGGCCCTTTCTATAGCATCTCAAATTAGAAACGGCCTAGGAAACTTTATTATACCATTACTTCATGATATGCCTCCTCCCTCGGCTGACTTGCGCGGAAAACAAGCAATCGTTACAGGTGCCAATTCTGGTATTGGGTTTGAAACCGCCAAATCCTTGGCCAAATTAGGGGCACGCGTTATTCTGGCCTGTAGAAACAAAGACAAGGCCGAGAAAGCACGAAACGATATCGAGCAAGCTGTGAAAGGTGCGCAAGTTGAGGTTGAAATCCTAGATTGTGCGAGCCTTGGGAGCGCCCGTCTGTTTGCGGAGCGGTGGGGTAAACGGAGCTCTTTGACTATTGACATCCTTATCAATAATGCTG GTAGAGTTCTCAACACTCGCACCACGACGATCGACGGATACGAGGACACCTATCAAACCAACCACCTCACTCACGCCTTGTTGACCCTCTCTCTACTAAAACTGGGTTACCTTTCGCCAAATGCGCGGATCGTAAACGTGTCATCGATTTCGTTCTTTTCTTCTCCGCCTTTCGAAGCTCAAAATACCGATGCCAGCGACATGATCAACCGTTATGAGGAAGGTGCAGTATTACCATGGGAGATGATGATAGCACTTTATTCCCGAGCCAAAGCCTGCCAAGCTATCTGGAGCATGACCTTGCAACGTAAACTACAAGGCGCtgaaaaatggaagggcatTGTAGTCCAGGCGTGCCATCCAGGTATGGATCATAATTCGG GTACCGTAAAATCTTCGATGCTATCACAACCCGACGGTGCAGGAGGGTCTTCTGGAGCCGCACTCAATGCATTTAAAAGCTTTGTAAATACTTTCGGAATCTCCAACGGGCAGGGCGCAGTAGTTCCGGTATGGCTTGCCGTATCCGATGAGCCTACCAAACCAGAGCTGCGCG CCACATATTTCATCATGCAGGATTTAGAGTCGACGCTGAATGATCTATCATCGAGCCTTGAAACACTTTCGACCCTGAACGAAGGCGAACCACCGCTTG AGCTTGACACCGAATCGTCGGAAGCATTGGTTACTTGGAAGAGCTCTACTCTGAAAATATTGGAGAGGCTCGAGAATGTTCTTAACAGAGAGGCTGCTGCTCTGAGTCTGGCCGAGCGAGCTAGAGTAATCTCCCTCGCGGCAGTGTTTATTGGGCAGGATAACTTTACGAACGAGGCTTGTAGAGCGGTTGCTCAAGGCAAGTCACAGTCTCGTTCAACGACCAGACCCACTGAAGTACTCCAAGGCTGTCTAGGTAGTATCGATACTGTCGATAGAGCTGTGGCCACACGTGTTCTCAACGATTATATCAAACCTTTATTTCAGGCTTCTGTGCATCCCGGAGTACACTTGGACACAGGAAGAATGAAGCATAACGCCATTAGTGTGCAGAGTATGTACGACGAACAGCCCTGGAAGGTAAAGGGAAGTGGTAGCTGGAGCATTCTTGTATGGGTATTATGGAGTATTAAT AAAGCTCCTTCGTCACTACTCCGCCGAACTGGAGTTGATGAACTTCTCTTCAAG TCACTCCGAGGAGCACTTCAGAACCTGACTTCAGATTCTTCTCCGGAATTACTTTGTACGGCGATGCCTTGCTATCTGACGCTTGTGGACCTTGTTCTACCAAATG ACGACCTCAATCGCTATGCTAAATTGACAGAGCTCATAACCGATGTCATCATCCCAGGGTGGTTGTATGCATCATCAAGAGTCGATGTTATGGTTGCATCGGTATCTGCTCTTTCGTTGGTAGTTCAAGCACTGGGTTCAGGCTCCATAAGATTTCTCAAG GCTATTATCCCCCAACTCACCGAAAACCTGACCCCAAAAGAATTTTCACCGGTTCAAAAAACAAGAGAACTTCAAATCGCAAGTGCAAAGTGCATGCTTCTTGTAACGGTCAATGCGAGGCCTCGTATCCCATATTGGAGA TAA
- a CDS encoding PPR containing protein yields the protein MLRPVAGVRSFARVCQFCTSCHVAGPSKQTKTLARRKAWTHRIPEDQDSIWTESPDSPSLGESAISSFPLSELLAPRLPPTNLSNSPTFSPFLRDISQGAHPEDFGTSNPPTFRRHRKQGEGEEAYTDYQRELLADLEQYITDGNLGAVIKHYDAFVSAHPRGAVALPSDTIVRFSALLARTRPRNRDLFRRLLSLLAILRAAGEPLRSWQWNSLADFAGRGFRKTTLEDYRAVVAVIQDMSKGSHAVFKPDVVTYNTLLAAAARTREHRAVQHALALMQASKVPPDRLSFLTLVPFYGRVGELPRARNTLQAMVKEGWEVGVDGLTAAIWAWGRNGGHNLEVAMGIYYALRRNVWDGGASDQPHPSSVIPDEANPVLSIPGLSPPLPPSLVPNRITYSVLIQCLCYHGDLVRALQIYRAYMSSPQELNHELSTKRDYLSEEETTVVMFRAFFLGFVRHCVGARSLSRSSRSLPPMLPPPSHDLSFFSHLPTRFTPTASSEPPVTSTDTEEIIHEVMKGKFPEVRLMSRLPNPWTRGALLAVTDSYIAALGTTTPTTSVLWWLLRAAAGTAEMGRESERVREMWEKVRDRWGADVGWNRALGKRTRGWLRKMGVKI from the coding sequence ATGCTACGCCCCGTTGCTGGTGTACGTTCGTTTGCTCGCGTCTGCCAATTCTGTACTTCTTGTCACGTCGCTGGGCCATCGAAACAGACCAAGACTCTGGCACGCAGAAAAGCTTGGACACACCGTATCCCAGAAGACCAAGATTCCATATGGACCGAATCTCCAGATTCACCATCCCTCGGAGAGAGTGCTATTTCCTCGTTCCCGCTTTCAGAGCTTCTAGCTCCTCGACTACCCCCTACGAATTTATCCAATTCTCCAACATTTTCTCCCTTTCTCAGAGATATTTCGCAAGGAGCTCATCCAGAAGATTTTGGGACATCAAACCCACCTACATTCCGCCGTCATCGAAAGCAGGGCGAAGGAGAAGAGGCATATACGGACTATCAAAGAGAATTGCTTGCCGACCTCGAGCAATACATAACCGACGGAAACCTCGGCGCTGTAATCAAACATTATGATGCATTCGTCAGCGCCCACCCTCGAGGTGCAGTCGCTCTTCCCTCCGACACAATCGTTCGCTTTTCTGCATTATTAGCTCGCACTCGACCCCGTAACCGCGATCTATTCCGACGTCTTCTGAGCCTCCTCGCTATCCTTCGCGCTGCCGGAGAGCCTCTTCGATCATGGCAATGGAACTCACTGGCAGATTTTGCCGGCCGTGGGTTCCGTAAAACCACTCTCGAGGACTACCGAGCTGTAGTCGCCGTCATACAGGACATGAGCAAGGGCTCCCACGCCGTGTTCAAACCTGATGTTGTAACATACAATACCCTCCTAGCTGCTGCTGCACGTACACGAGAGCACCGTGCTGTCCAGCATGCATTAGCCCTTATGCAAGCCAGCAAAGTTCCTCCTGATCGGCTTTCGTTCCTAACTCTCGTTCCATTCTACGGGCGGGTCGGCGAACTTCCTCGAGCACGGAACACTCTACAAGCTATGGTCAAGGAAGGTTGGGAGGTTGGGGTTGACGGCCTAACAGCTGCTATATGGGCATGGGGCAGAAATGGTGGCCATAACCTCGAAGTTGCTATGGGTATATACTATGCTCTCCGACGTAATGTATGGGACGGAGGCGCTTCAGACCAACCACACCCTTCAAGCGTCATTCCAGATGAAGCCAATCCCGTCCTCAGTATTCCTGGACTTTCCCCGCCGCTCCCACCATCTCTTGTTCCGAACCGCATCACGTACAGCGTACTCATCCAGTGCTTGTGCTACCACGGCGACCTTGTGAGGGCTTTGCAAATTTACCGTGCATATATGTCGTCCCCTCAAGAGCTGAATCATGAGCTTTCGACAAAGCGCGATTATTTAAGTGAAGAAGAGACAACAGTGGTCATGTTTCGAGCCTTTTTCTTGGGATTCGTAAGGCATTGTGTCGGGGCTAGATCCCTTAGTCGGAGCAGTCGAAGCCTGCCCCCCATGCTACCACCACCATCGCACGACCTGTCGTTCTTTTCCCATCTTCCCACTCGCTTTACACCTACCGCCTCATCAGAGCCTCCAGTTACGTCGACGGATACAGAAGAAATTATTCATGAAGTTATGAAGGGGAAATTTCCAGAAGTGCGGCTGATGAGCCGATTGCCGAACCCGTGGACCCGCGGTGCTTTACTTGCAGTGACCGATTCTTACATTGCTGCTCTAGGCACTACAACTCCTACTACTAGCGTGTTATGGTGGCTACTTCGTGCTGCCGCTGGTACGGCAGAAATGGGAAGAGAGAGCGAGCGTGTACGCGAGATGTGGGAAAAAGTGCGCGATAGATGGGGTGCCGATGTGGGCTGGAACAGAGCACTTGGAAAGAGAACACGGGGATGGTTGAGAAAGATGGGTGTTAAAATATAA
- a CDS encoding GTP cyclohydrolase I, whose product MSARDMVDGYQVDSDSGAEDAYNTSTPSANAGSLSPRGRPGINTPTHLALAAAAARVSAPSPVIDPNGLGWPAKSTLSRLHESPEQKTQRIEKLAGAVRTLLECIGEDPEREGLQRTPDRYAKALLWMTKGYEEKLSEVINNAVFAEDHDEMVIVRDIDVFSLCEHHMVPFTGKISIGYIPNKLVLGLSKLARIAETFSRRLQVQERLTRQVALAVEEAIRPKGVAVVMEATHLCMAMRGVQKPGATTVTSTMLGCFRSQAKTREEFLTLIRTPSVNRF is encoded by the exons ATGTCTGCTCGAGATATGGTCGATGGCTACCAGGTGGATAGCGACTCGGGGGCTGAAGACGCCTATAACACTTCAACTCCCTCCGCAAATGCTGGTTCACTTAGCCCTCGCGGACGTCCTGGGATCAATACACCAACCCACTTGGCCCTTGCCGCTGCAGCCGCCAGAGTATCTGCACCCAGTCCCGTAATAGATCCAAACGGTCTTGGATGGCCTG CCAAATCAACGCTCTCTCGTCTACATGAATCCCCAGAACAAAAAACACAGAGAATCGAAAAGCTTGCTGGGGCCGTTCGTACCTTGCTTGAATGTATCGGCGAAGATCCCGAAAGAGAGGGGCTGCAGCGTACCCCAGACAGGTACGCCAAAGCATTGTTGTGGATGACCAAGGGATACGAAGAGAAGCTCAGTG AGGTCATCAATAATGCTGTATTTGCTGAAGACCACGATGAAATGGTAATCGTACGGGACATTGATGTATTCAGTCTCTGCGAACATCATATGGTTCCGTTCACAGGCAAG ATTTCCATTGGATATATTCCCAACAAGCTTGTTCTCGGCCTCTCTAAACTTGCCCGGATTGCGGAAACATTCTCCCGGCGGCTCCAAGTTCAGGAACGACTCACACGCCAGGTGGCATTGGCTGTAGAAGAGGCTATCAGGCCGAAAGGTGTTGCTGTTGTAATGGAAGCTAC ACATTTATGTATGGCTATGCGCGGTGTTCAAAAGCCAGGCGCAACGACCGTGACATCGACAATGCTAGGTTGTTTCCGCTCTCAAGCCAAGACGCGCGAGGAGTTTTTAACATTGATCCGAACTCCATCGGTCAATCGATTCTGA
- a CDS encoding integral to membrane protein: MTTMIVLKTAFLVAAASSGITFVEAANGVALDSAPPSQLISPLIESKLTSTAGSLSSNNPTTYPQWTYLSGNGTWQYFRAATWTSGFFPASLYLMNTRKSVLCTNDSETGSTDWLAAAQSWMQGLDPVANSNAGLFDGVRHDVGFLSFGWLEALTLNSNDDKAKAAINSYATYLASRFNPNVGCTMSWDPPSSDPTQFLVIIDNMMNLELLIVASKLTGNSTLYNMATSHANKTMVNHLRPDASTYHVVNYNQTTGAVIWQRTAQGYADNSTWTRGQAWGIHGFATSKDVKATKVMWHTDEFLPVYNYTGDSNYWITSRRLAEYYLSRLPESGVPPWDFDAPQYLVDRLTHLPPQLPHLVCSCFLDSSKVCQIPLAPATGPMLPFGTTNLAWREESNWQSLLSNGTVNNPANPPNNNTGIIYGDYYYIKAGNELLNQGYTFPPASRRSRQELPLLTTAFTRSVATSISSGSIIARQNTLIEHSGVEWKNSPHYQPKVTPGGDITRRSTVASVYSLPSAAPHESRRPTQENYIVDWSVVDRAIENRVESPVASPHCNWPLHDHSHWSSSAVSQAHAQRTNVCTRRNPTSLSRSNTTQKREMASKPVQSSNHLSTPALVADTPSSVVSDASPLESPRGDSTVLPTPNLKAGGYQSEKFTSRDDSSQYWAGSLTLLDTLETYFDSRIDLLERRFKHHSDRWKRKAGYALKRTTSEALKRTKTPTELTRLYDERSKEIEVELAKIKKKFQKRISTVQDAWESATVVRTREKVSFFYGVMMVLASALLFGLAPEWLHVVYSVHVAYFLPTRFYVYKKKHWHYFLFDLCYYAQILCLAYIWWAPSNTTLWVAAYLLSHGSLASAVITWRNSLVFHDLDKVISLFIHIYPPFVFTVIRHFYPNVKERFPAAAKVQYLEPVQSLFLSTIIYLIWQTLYWKFVLVDKRKKIESGQRTTSFSFLLNEKRGAIGKALSSIPAQYRELGFMMGQLVYSVLTCLPAIFLLYTSPKWSGAFLMFIFSVSVWNGGGFYIEVFGRKFERELETLRKELAEATAAGATTPQSQGANTSPQRPSVSASSDPGESSSSSAPNSPLVMGRDRSDEFVEELSLSLKDEQKKNQ, from the exons ATGACAACCATGATTGTCTTGAAGACGGCTTTCTTAGTAGCCGCGGCAAGCTCTGGGATAACATTCGTGGAAGCGGCCAACGGGGTGGCATTAGACAGTGCCCCGCCTAGTCAACTCATATCCCCCCTAATTGAATCTAAACTTACTAGCACGGCAGGGTCACTTTCTTCTAATAACCCAACAACCTACCCACAATGGACATACCTCTCCGGCAATGGAACCTGGCAGTATTTTCGGGCAGCGACATGGACAAGTGGATTTTTTCCGGCCTCTTTGTATCTCATGAATACGCGAAAATCCGTTCTTTGCACCAATGACTCTGAGACCGGTTCTACGGACTGGCTTGCGGCTGCACAGAGTTGGATGCAAGGACTGGATCCTGTTGCCAACTCCAATGCTGGGCTCTTTGATGGGGTGCGGCATGACGTCGGATTTCTCAGTTTCGGTTGGCTTGAAGCTTTGACATT GAATTCGAACGATGACAAGGCAAAGGCAGCCATAAACTCTTATGCAACATACCTTGCCTCCCGCTTCAATCCTAACGTTGGTTGTACAATGAGCTGGGATCCTCCGTCTAGTGACCCTACACAATTTCTG GTTATTATTGACAAC ATGATGAATTTGGAA CTTTTGATTGTTGCTTCCAAACTCACCGGAAACTCCACTCTTTATAATATGGCTACGAGTCATGCGAACAAAACGATGGTGAACCATTTGAGGCCGGATG CTTCAACATATCACGTTGTCAACTACAATCAAACAACAGGCGCAGTGATATGGCAAAGAACCGCTCAAGGTTATGCTGATAATAG CACCTG GACACGGGGTCAAGCTTGGGGAATCCACGGCTTTGCAACCAGTAAGGATGTGAAAGCCACCAAAGTAATGTGGCACACTGACGAGTTTCTTCCAGTGTACAATTACACAGGCGACTCAAATTATTGGATCACATCTCGGCGACTGGCAGAATACTACTTATCTCGCTTGCCCGAATCCGGAGTACCTCCTTG GGACTTTGATGCACCGCAGTACCTGGTCGACCGTCTGACACATCTTCCGCCACAATTGCCGCATCTGGTATGCTCATGCTTTCTCGATTCGAGCAAAGTGTGTCAAATACCACTGGCGCCAGCTACTGGGCCAATGCTGCCGTTCGG TACCACCAACTTGGCGTGGCGTGAAGAGTCCAACTGGCAAAGCTTGCTTTCCAACGGTACAGTCAATAACCCTGCAAATCCCCCCAACAACAACACCGGAATTATCTATG GTGATTATTACTACATCAAGGCAGGAAACGAGCTTTTGAATCAAGG ATACACCTTCCCCCCGGCCTCCCGCAGGAGCAGACAAGAACTCCCGCTATTGACTACTGCGTTCACCAGGAGTGTTGCTACATCAATCTCGTCCGGCAGTATTATCGCGAGGCAGAACACACTTATTGAGCACTCTGGAGTCGAGTGGAAGAATTCACCCCATTATCAGCCAAAAGTAACGCCTGGGGGCGACATCACACGAAG atcGACCGTTGCCTCGGTATACTCACTTCCCTCTGCCGCACCACATGAGTCTCGCAGGCCAACTCAAGAGAATTACATCGTAGACTGGTCTGTCGTCGACCGTGCAATCGAAAACCGAGTAGAATCGCCGGTCGCATCGCCCCACTGTAATTGGCCGCTCCACGACCATTCGCATTGGTCTTCCTCAGCCGTTTCCCAGGCTCACGCCCAGCGCACAAACGTTTGCACTCGGCGCAATCCAACCTCTCTTTCACGTTCGAATACCACCCAG AAGAGAGAGATGGCCTCGAAGCCGGTTCAAAGTTCCAATCACTTGTCTACTCCAGCGCTTGTGGCCGATACCCCCTCATCTGTTGTTTCGGATGCTTCCCCTCTTGAATCTCCCCGAGGGGACTCTACAGTACTACCGACCCCAAACCTGAAGGCTGGTGGCTACCAATCAGAAAAGTTTACCTCACGCGATGATTCCAGTCAATACTGGGCTGGTTCTTTGACACTGCTCG ATACTCTCGAAACATATTTCGACTCTCGAATCGATCTTCTCGAACGTCGTTTTAAACATCATAGCGATCGGTGGAAACGCAAGGCAGGCTATGCCCTGAAGCGCACTACATCCGAGGCTCTGAAGCGGACGAAGACCCCAACGGAGTTAACCCGCTTATATGATGAAAGAAGCAAAGAAATAGAGGTGGAACTGGCAAAGATCAAGAAAAAGTTCCAGAAACGTATATCCACTGTACAGGATGCATGGGAGAGCGCTACTGTTGTCCGTACTCGAGAGAAG GTCTCTTTCTTCTATGGTGTTATGATGGTTCTCGCGTCTGCTCTCTTGTTTGGACTAGCCCCAGAATGGTTGCACGTTGTATACTCGGTACACGTCGCCTATTTCCTTCCGACAAGATTTTATGTCTACAAGAAGAAACACTG GCATTATTTTCTATTCGATCTTTGTTACTACGCACAAATCTTGTGTCTAGCGTACATCTGGTGGGCCCCGTCTAACACTACGCTTTGGGTTGCGGCATACTTGCTTTCTCATG GCTCCTTGGCAAGCGCTGTGATCACCTGGCGGAACAGTCTTGTGTTTCACGACCTAGACAAAGTTATATCCTTATTCATTCACATTTATCCTCCATTTGTGTTTACTGTGATACG TCACTTTTATCCAAACGTTAAGGAACGCTTCCCTGCTGCGGCCAAGGTCCAATATCTAGAGCCTGTTCAATCACTCTTCCTTAGCACTATTATAT ACTTGATATGGCAGACTTTGTACTGGAAGTTCGTCCTTGTTGATAAACGCAAAAAGATCGAGTCTGGTCAGCGCACCACTTCGTTCTCTTTCCTGCTCAACGAAAAGCGTGGTGCCATTGGCAAAGCACTAAGTTCTATTCCTGCACAGTATCGAGAATTAGGATTCATGATGGGCCAGCTTG TCTATTCGGTTTTGACCTGCTTGCCGGCTATCTTCCTATTGTATACGAGTCCGAAGTGGTCCGGCGCATTCCTCATGTTTATCTTTTCAGTCAGTGTGTGGAACGGTGGAGGATTCTATATTGAAGTTTTCGGGCGCAA ATTCGAGCGGGAACTTGAAACATTGCGAAAAGAACTCGCCGAAGCAACTGCTGCTGGTGCTACTACCCCTCAGAGCCAAGGCGCGAACACGTCCCCTCAGCGCCCTAGTGTCAGCGCGAGTAGCGACCCGGGCGAGTCTTCTTCATCCAGCGCCCCAAATTcacccctggtcatgggacGCGATAGGTCTGACGAATTTGTTGAAGAACTTTCTTTGAGCTTGAAGGACGAACAGAAGAAGAACCAGTAA